The sequence AAGGGGGCGGCGCGCATGATGCGCACCTGATGCGGCTGGGCCGAGCCTGCCCCAGCCTGGACGCCGATTTGCTCTTCGATCCGGACGAAATTCAAGCTACCTACCTGTTGCGAGACAAAGTACCGCCGGCCAAGCCAAGGCTCGACGAAGAGATGAGTTAGAGCTTGCCGGCTTTCTGCAGGCGTTGCGCCAAGCCGTCGGCGATGTCGTTGTGATCGAATTTCTTAGCCAGGTCGATCGCATTCATGCCGACATCGTTTTTCAGGGTAACGTCGGCGCCGCTGTCGAGCAGCAGTTTGACCGTCAGGATCTTGCCGGCGCGTGCCGCCATCATGATCGGTGTCGTATTGTTGGGCGAACCGGCGTCGATATACGCGGAGGCGTCCAGCAGCATCTGCACGATCTCATCGTTACCGATCGCCGCCGCGTAATGCAGCGCCGTCCAGCCGGTGTTGTTCGGCTCGGCTTCCTTCTCCAGCAAGGCCTTCACCATCGGCACGTCGCCCTTATAGGAGGCGATCATCAGCGCGGTATCGCCGTTGCGGGCGCGGATGTTGAGGTCGACACCCTTTGCATTCAATAAAACATTGAAGACCTTCTTCGATTCCTCGCGCACAGCCACCATCAAGCCGGTTTCGCCGCGCTCTTTTTGTATCAGATTGGGACTGACGCCGGCCGCCAGCAGCGCCTTCATGCTGCGCTCGTCATCCATCTTGGCGGCCTTGAAAAAATCGTCGCTGTTGTTAGCCCAGGCGGCCGACGGCAGCCATGCCAGCGCCGCCAGCAGCAACAGCAGAGCGGAAAAACCAGAACGGCTGCGCGTGTGCAATTTAAACATGAGCCTGATCCTTTGCCAGTTTGAACAAATTGAAAAAATTATCCGTGGTCCGCTGCGCCACTTCGGCCGCCGTCACCCCCTTCAGGTTGGCCAGGAATTCGCCGACATGCATGACCCAGCCAGGCTCGTTCATCTTGCCGCGATGCGGCACCGGCGCCAGGTAGGGCGAATCGGTTTCGATCAGGGTACTGCTCAGGGGCACGGCCAGCGCCACCGCCTGCAGCTCCTTGGCGCTCTTGAAGGTGACGATGCCGGAAAAGGAAATATAGAAACCCATGGCGATCGCCGCTTCGGCCACCGCCAGCGATTCGGTAAAGCAATGCATGACGCCGCCGGCACCGCCGGCATTGGTGCCCGCGCCCTCTTCCTGCATGATGCGGATGGTGTCTTCCGAGGCGGCACGGGTATGGATGATCAGCGGTTTGCCGGTCGCGCGGGAAGCGCGGATATGGCGGCGGAAGCGCTCGCGCTGCCATTCCAGGTCGCCCTGCAAGCGGTAATAGTCGAGGCCGGTTTCGCCGATGGCGATGATCTTCGGATGGTCAGACAGGCGGATCAAGTCGTCGACGCTGGGTTCCGGCGTATCTTCATAGTCGGGGTGGACACCGACCGAGGCAAAGATGTGCGGATAGGTCTCGGCCAGCGCCAGCACCTGCGGGAAATCCGGCAGATCGACCGATACGCACAGCGCGTGGGTCACCTGGTTTTGCGCCATCTTGGCGAGGATTTCCGGCATCCTGGCGGACAGCTCCGGAAAATTGATATGGCAGTGGGAATCGATATACATAGACAGGATTATATCGCTTGCGGACAAGCCTCGGCGGCATGCATGTAGGGTCGGCACGTTTTTGTGCCCACGCGCTAACGGACCAAAGCGTGCATCCCGCGTGGGCACGGGTGCCCACCCTACATTTATTCAGCCAGGCCCAAAGCCTGCTTCTGCAACTGGATCAGCTCGCCGATGCCGCCTTGCGCCAGGTCCAGCAGGCTGTTCAGGGTCGGACGGTCGAAAGCCACGCCTTCCGCCGTGCCTTGCACTTCGATGAAATGGCCGGTATCGGTCATCACCACGTTCATGTCGGTATCGCAGCCCGAATCTTCGACATAGTCCAGGTCCAGCACTGGCGTGCCTTGATAGACACCGACCGAAATCGCGGCGACAAAGTGCTTGAGCGGGATCGCGGCAATCGCCTTGCTTTCCAGCAGCTGCGTGAAAGCATCGTAGGCGGCGACCATGGCGCCGGTGATGGCCGCAGTGCGGGTGCCGCCATCGGCCTGGATCACGTCGCAGTCCAGGTGCAGGGTGCGTTCGCCGAAAGCCTGCAGGTCGAAAGCGGCACGCAAGGAACGCCCGATCAGACGCTGGATTTCCTGGGTGCGGCCGGATTGCTTGCCGCGCGCCGCTTCGCGGTCCATGCGGGTATTGGTGGAGCGTGGCAGCATGCCGTATTCCGCGGTCAGCCAGCCCTGTCCTTTGCCCTTCAGGAAGCCGGGAACCTTCTCTTCCAGGCTGGCGGTGCAGATCACTTTGGTGTCGCCGAACTCGACCAGCGCCGAACCTTCGGCGTGCTTGGTGTAGTTGCGGGTCAGGCGCACGGTGCGCAAGGCATCGGCGGCACGGCCGCTAGGACGGGTAATAGTAGGCATGTTCAACTCATTTCTTAAAATTCAAACGTTTCGTAGGGTGGGCACCCGTGCCCACGCGTGACCGCGATAACCGGAGTACACACCTGGGTGGCACCGGCGCGGCATGTACATGGCGTGACTTCACGCGTGTGCACAAAGGCGTGCCCACCCTACCCAATATCCGGCCATGGTATTAGATATTTTTCTCAATAGCGCCGCGGATCTCCGCAATCGCCTGTTCAATGTCGGCATCGCTGAAGCCATCCGGCGCATCCACCGCGCCCAGCCGCGGCGCCTGGATGGTGGTGGTCAGGCTGCCGATCGGCAGCGTGTGCGTGACGATAGAGCTGGAAGGATCGTCAATATTCGGATCGCTGCCCCAGGCCATTGCCAAAGCGGTAATATTATCGCTGGTTTTGCCGGCAATCCCTAGCGCATTGTTCACCAGCTCCGGCACCGCACGGACGATGGTGCTGGTTTGCAGGCGCTGCGCCAGCAGGTGGTCCGGCAGCATCGACCACAAGCCGTCCGAGCACAGCAGCATGACGTCGCCGGCCTGCAGGCTGACGCGGCGCGACAGTTCGACGATCGGCATGTTGGTGGCGCCGAGGCAGTTGAACAGCTTGTTGCGGTCAGGGTGGGTGGCGCGCTCCGAAGGATCGGCCTTGCCCTGGGCGATCAGGCTTTCGATGCGCGAGTGGTCGCGCGTGCGCGCCAGGATCTGGCCATTGCGCATCCAATACAGGCGCGAATCGCCGCAATGCGCCCAGAACGCGCTGTTGTGCTGGATCAGGCAGGCCACCACCGTGGTGCGTGGCGTTTCCGGCAGCTTGTGCACTTCGCGGTAGCGATGGATTTCCATGTGCGCGGCATAGAAACTGTCTTCCAGGAAGCGCTCCGGCTTCTTGATATACGGCTGGGCATTCTTCTGGAACAGCGAACCGATGGTTTGCATCGCGATGTTGGCGGCGATCTCGCCGTGCAGGTGGCCGCCCATGCCGTCGGTCAGCAATAGCAGCAAAGCGTCACGCGTGAAGCTATACCCCATCCGGTCCTGATTGACCTTGCGGCCACCGATATGGCTCTCTTGATAAACAGAAAATCGCATGACTTCTCTATATGGTGTTCTTACTAAGAATAAGGCTAAAACACGGCCGGCGCGGACGCGATGCGCCCAGCCAGCAGGTTACTGGGTGTTTTCCTGGATGGTGGTGTCCGGATTGCTCTCGGCCTTGCGGCGGAACTGGATATGCGTGAAAAAGACATTGCGGATCTTGCGCGTCACCATGTCGCGCACGCTCACTTCTTCTTCCTGCACCGGTTCCATCAATGCCCGCTGCACCGCAAACACGCTTTGCGGCCGCTGCAGCGGATCGATCATCAGGCACCAGCGCACCACCTGGATCAGTTCCGGCGAATACAGGCCTTCCAGCTTGCGGAAATGGCCTTCCATCTTGTCATTGACCTTGCGCTGGTCGACCGGCTGCGGCGGCGCGCCGACCATGCAGGCAAAAATGGAAGCGCCGATACTGTAGATATCGGTCCACGGCCCAAGGTTGCCATTACGCTCATACAATTCAGCCGGAGCAAACCCGGGCGTATACATTGGGTACAGCTTGGGCGAATCGGAACGCAAAGTCTGGCGGGCGGCGCCGAAGTCCAGCAGGATCGGCGTGCCGTCGGCGCGCAGGTAGATGTTGGCCGGCTTCAGGTCCAGGTGCAGCAGCTTGTGCGTATGTACTTCGCGCAAGCCGTTCATCACGTGGCGGAACATCTTGCGGATGAATTTTTCCGACACCAGCGGCTTCTCGCCCTTGTCGCGGCGGCGCAGGATATGTTCCTGCAGCGAGCGGCCGGACTCATAGGCCATCACCATATACACGGTTTCATTGGCGCGGAAGAAATTGATCACGCTCACCACGTTCGGATGTGCGATGCGCGCCAGCGCGCGCCCTTCCTCGAAAAAGCATTTCAAGCCGATCCTGAAGGTCGGCAGGTTTTCCGGCGAAATCGCCGGCGCGAGTTCCCCCCATTGGCGTAACGCCAATGAACTCGGCAGATATTCTTTGATGGCGACTGCGTTGCCATCCTCATCGTATGCCAGATAGACAATACTGAACCCGCCAGAAGCAATCTTCTTTACAATGCGGTATCCAGCAATTTTTAGCCCGTCAGGCAATGGAGCATTGTTTTGTGCGGCCATGCGATCCTACCCTAGTAAATGGTGTAAGGATTGTCTTGATAAATCGCTGATTTGTAAAGAAAAACCCTTGCAAACCAGAAACAAAGGACAGCATTTTGACTATCTGTAGCATGACAGGTTACGCCGTCGCCAATCGCGAGACGGCAGCAGGCACGATTACCATCGAGATCAAGAGCGTCAATTCGCGTTTTCTCGACCTGCAATTCCGCATCAACGACGATTTGCGCTCGCTCGAACCGGCGCTGCGCGAGGCCATTATCGGCCGCGTTGCCCGCGGCAAGGTCGAGTGCCGGCTGAGTTTCGGCCGTAAAGCCGCATCGGGCGCGTCGCAAGCCTTGAACACTGAACTGCTGGCTTCCCTGGCCGACCTGCAAAGCGCGGTACGCCAGCAATTCATCGAAGCCGCGCCGCTCACGGTCAATGAGCTGCTGCGCTGGCCCGGCGTGATCGAAGAAGCGGTGATCAGCCAGGATACGCTGCAAGCTGACGTCCAGGCTACCATGAGCGCCACCCTGGAAGCGTTTGTCGAATCGCGCGCACGTGAAGGCGCGGCCCTGCAAGCCACGCTGATCACCCGTATCGACGCCATGGACGCCATCGTGCAGCGGATTACGCCGCTGGTGCCGCAGGTGGTGGCGCAATTCCAGCAAAAAGCCACGGAGCGGATGCAGGAAGCGCTCGGCTTGGCGCAGCAGGATGCCGGCAACAACGGCCTGTCACGCGAAGAAGCCCTGGACCGGATCCGCCAGGAAGTCACGTTGTACGGCATCCGCATCGATATCGCTGAAGAGCTGTCGCGCCTCGCCGCCCACCTCAATGAAACCCGCCACATCCTGAAAAAAGGCGGCCAAGTCGGCAAGCGCCTGGATTTCATGATGCAAGAACTCAATCGCGAAGCGAATACGGTGGGCTCAAAAGCGGCGATCAAGGAATTGGCTGACGCTTCCATGGAGTTGAAGCTGCTGATCGACCAGATGCGCGAACAGGTGCAAAACCTGGAATAAAGCAGTCCCACTTTCCACTTCCCGCCTTACCGCTGCAGAAACAGGGTTTCTGCAGCCTTCCACCCCTCCCGGAAAAAGCAGCCACCATTCTCAGCTTAATCCTACAGGCAAAGTTAATTGTCAATATTGCAATATCAAATGCCCTTGCGTAGCATCGGTGGCTCAAACTCATGATAAATACATAATTCCGCCGCGGCGCTTGCAACAGCCAGGGTGGGGGGAGCCAGCATTGAATATCCTTGCCTTAGTGCGCCATCTGGCGCCACTGACAGCCGCCGCAACGATCTGCGCCCATGCGGCGAATACCGACGTAGCCAAGCCAGCCGCCCACCCTGGTCCATTCAGCAGAAGCGAAGAACACGGCGAACATGGCATCATCGACGGCGACGCTATCGACCAGGGCCATGCCGCAGCGGCGCAGCCTGCAGCCAGTTCGCAACAGGCCGACAGCAAGGGCCTGATCGCCGACAGCCATCTCAACTGGCTGCTGCGCAGTTACACCGATCACCTGGAAACCCAGGGCGCCAGCACCCGCGACGCCTCGGTGCTGGGCAGCCAGCTCAACTTTGAATCCGGCTTTACTACTGGCGCCATCGGCCTCGGTGCGGATGCCGGCCTGTTCAGCGCATTGAAGCTGAATGGCGGCAACGGCGCCGGCAACATGGTGCACGTGGATCCTGCCGGTGGTGGCAGCAATCAGCAGGCATGGACCTACTTCGGGCTGTACGACCTGAAGACCCGGGTCTCGAACACGATAGTGAAATATGGCGCGCAAATCGTCCATAACCCTTTCCTGGAACCGCATGACAACCGCGCCCTGCCGCCAACCTTCCTCGGCACCTCCCTGATCAGCACTGAAATTGCCGGCCTCAGCCTGGCTGCCGGCAGCTTTACCAGGAGCCAGCCGCGCGGACAAACCCGTTTGCAGCCCTTGCGCACGGCCTATGGCGGCATCCAGCTGGATCGTTTCAGCTATCTCGGCGGCGACTATGCCTACAGCCCGGACACCAAGGTCTCGCTGTACGCCAGCCGCGCCGAAAACGTCTGGGACCAGTACTACTCCGCCCTCTCGCACAGCATCGGCGACGCCAATACACTGTGCTGGACCGGCCAGCTGAATTACTATGCCACGCGCAACCAGGGCAGCAGCCGGCAAGGAAGCATCAACACCAATGCCTACAGCGTGGCCCTGAGCGCCCAGCACAAGGCGCATACGGTGCTGCTGGCGTATCAGAAAATCCAAGGCAAGCAGTTCTTCGATTATGTCGGCGAAGGCGCCGGCGATTTTCTCAGCAATTCGATGAACGTCGATTACAACGCTCCCGGCGAACAATCGCTGCAGCTGCGGCACACGGTAGATCTGGGCAGCTACGGCGTGCCCGGTTTGAAAATCATGACCTGGGGTGTGCAGGGCTGGGGCGCAGATGCCTCGGCCAGCGCGGCCGCCAACGCCGATCCGGCCAGCAGCTTGTATGGCTTGTACTGGAAGAACGGCGCGCCGGTGCACGGCAAGCATTGGGAGATCGGCATGATCCCGACCTATGTGGTACAAACCGGCAAGCTGAAAGGCAGCAGCGTTAACCTGACCTTGATGCATCATCGGGCCAACGCGCAATACTCGGACGCCGGCAATACCATCTACCGGCTGGTCCTGAACATGCCCATGAATATTTTTTAAGCGCCGGATAAAAATGCGGACACAAAAAAACCGCGGCAGAGTACAGACTGCCGCGGCTTTTTTTCAACCGTATTGCCTGGACCGGTGATCCTGGGCGAACGGCTTATTTTTCGACGATGAAATTCTTCAGTTCCTTGGTGCGCTGTTCGGTGTGGGCGCGCATGCAGCCCAGGAATTCGATATCACGAATAGTGCCGCTCTCATTATAGGTATACACGGCATCGCAATCCTTCTTGCGGAAACCGACCCAGGCGCGCTGCGCTTCAATCAGCTTCTTCTTGACTTCGCCGTAGCGCACGCCATCCTGGTCCGGCTTGGTGATCTGCTTGACCAGTTGCTGATAGGTCTCGTTCAGGACTTTCTCATCTTTGTCGAAAGCAGTCTTGGCGCAGGTATTCATTTCGATCGTATTGCTCTGCGACAGACATGGATCAACCTGAGCAAACGCTGCAGCAGGCACTACCAGGCACAGGGCCATCAGCAACTTACGCATACACTCTCCT comes from Collimonas pratensis and encodes:
- a CDS encoding PP2C family protein-serine/threonine phosphatase; translation: MRFSVYQESHIGGRKVNQDRMGYSFTRDALLLLLTDGMGGHLHGEIAANIAMQTIGSLFQKNAQPYIKKPERFLEDSFYAAHMEIHRYREVHKLPETPRTTVVACLIQHNSAFWAHCGDSRLYWMRNGQILARTRDHSRIESLIAQGKADPSERATHPDRNKLFNCLGATNMPIVELSRRVSLQAGDVMLLCSDGLWSMLPDHLLAQRLQTSTIVRAVPELVNNALGIAGKTSDNITALAMAWGSDPNIDDPSSSIVTHTLPIGSLTTTIQAPRLGAVDAPDGFSDADIEQAIAEIRGAIEKNI
- a CDS encoding lysozyme inhibitor LprI family protein — encoded protein: MRKLLMALCLVVPAAAFAQVDPCLSQSNTIEMNTCAKTAFDKDEKVLNETYQQLVKQITKPDQDGVRYGEVKKKLIEAQRAWVGFRKKDCDAVYTYNESGTIRDIEFLGCMRAHTEQRTKELKNFIVEK
- a CDS encoding OprD family outer membrane porin, giving the protein MNILALVRHLAPLTAAATICAHAANTDVAKPAAHPGPFSRSEEHGEHGIIDGDAIDQGHAAAAQPAASSQQADSKGLIADSHLNWLLRSYTDHLETQGASTRDASVLGSQLNFESGFTTGAIGLGADAGLFSALKLNGGNGAGNMVHVDPAGGGSNQQAWTYFGLYDLKTRVSNTIVKYGAQIVHNPFLEPHDNRALPPTFLGTSLISTEIAGLSLAAGSFTRSQPRGQTRLQPLRTAYGGIQLDRFSYLGGDYAYSPDTKVSLYASRAENVWDQYYSALSHSIGDANTLCWTGQLNYYATRNQGSSRQGSINTNAYSVALSAQHKAHTVLLAYQKIQGKQFFDYVGEGAGDFLSNSMNVDYNAPGEQSLQLRHTVDLGSYGVPGLKIMTWGVQGWGADASASAAANADPASSLYGLYWKNGAPVHGKHWEIGMIPTYVVQTGKLKGSSVNLTLMHHRANAQYSDAGNTIYRLVLNMPMNIF
- a CDS encoding TatD family hydrolase, whose product is MYIDSHCHINFPELSARMPEILAKMAQNQVTHALCVSVDLPDFPQVLALAETYPHIFASVGVHPDYEDTPEPSVDDLIRLSDHPKIIAIGETGLDYYRLQGDLEWQRERFRRHIRASRATGKPLIIHTRAASEDTIRIMQEEGAGTNAGGAGGVMHCFTESLAVAEAAIAMGFYISFSGIVTFKSAKELQAVALAVPLSSTLIETDSPYLAPVPHRGKMNEPGWVMHVGEFLANLKGVTAAEVAQRTTDNFFNLFKLAKDQAHV
- the rph gene encoding ribonuclease PH, which encodes MPTITRPSGRAADALRTVRLTRNYTKHAEGSALVEFGDTKVICTASLEEKVPGFLKGKGQGWLTAEYGMLPRSTNTRMDREAARGKQSGRTQEIQRLIGRSLRAAFDLQAFGERTLHLDCDVIQADGGTRTAAITGAMVAAYDAFTQLLESKAIAAIPLKHFVAAISVGVYQGTPVLDLDYVEDSGCDTDMNVVMTDTGHFIEVQGTAEGVAFDRPTLNSLLDLAQGGIGELIQLQKQALGLAE
- a CDS encoding IS4 family transposase, with the translated sequence MLEGEGGGAHDAHLMRLGRACPSLDADLLFDPDEIQATYLLRDKVPPAKPRLDEEMS
- a CDS encoding serine/threonine protein kinase; translated protein: MAAQNNAPLPDGLKIAGYRIVKKIASGGFSIVYLAYDEDGNAVAIKEYLPSSLALRQWGELAPAISPENLPTFRIGLKCFFEEGRALARIAHPNVVSVINFFRANETVYMVMAYESGRSLQEHILRRRDKGEKPLVSEKFIRKMFRHVMNGLREVHTHKLLHLDLKPANIYLRADGTPILLDFGAARQTLRSDSPKLYPMYTPGFAPAELYERNGNLGPWTDIYSIGASIFACMVGAPPQPVDQRKVNDKMEGHFRKLEGLYSPELIQVVRWCLMIDPLQRPQSVFAVQRALMEPVQEEEVSVRDMVTRKIRNVFFTHIQFRRKAESNPDTTIQENTQ
- a CDS encoding YicC/YloC family endoribonuclease, which translates into the protein MTICSMTGYAVANRETAAGTITIEIKSVNSRFLDLQFRINDDLRSLEPALREAIIGRVARGKVECRLSFGRKAASGASQALNTELLASLADLQSAVRQQFIEAAPLTVNELLRWPGVIEEAVISQDTLQADVQATMSATLEAFVESRAREGAALQATLITRIDAMDAIVQRITPLVPQVVAQFQQKATERMQEALGLAQQDAGNNGLSREEALDRIRQEVTLYGIRIDIAEELSRLAAHLNETRHILKKGGQVGKRLDFMMQELNREANTVGSKAAIKELADASMELKLLIDQMREQVQNLE
- a CDS encoding ankyrin repeat domain-containing protein, coding for MFKLHTRSRSGFSALLLLLAALAWLPSAAWANNSDDFFKAAKMDDERSMKALLAAGVSPNLIQKERGETGLMVAVREESKKVFNVLLNAKGVDLNIRARNGDTALMIASYKGDVPMVKALLEKEAEPNNTGWTALHYAAAIGNDEIVQMLLDASAYIDAGSPNNTTPIMMAARAGKILTVKLLLDSGADVTLKNDVGMNAIDLAKKFDHNDIADGLAQRLQKAGKL